In Gammaproteobacteria bacterium, a genomic segment contains:
- a CDS encoding FtsX-like permease family protein, with product MNIATLIWSALKRHKAQTLFTFLSVVVAFVLFSVLAAVRQGTSEMSIASAGRLNTLSAVSPGAPMPLSYYDKIVSVPGVVAVDYFNGFPGHFRDPKNAVHVIVTQARDYLKVYPEYQLPAAQREAWFADRQGVIVGPTLAKRMGWKVGDTVPIQSKLPHKDGSTTWYFHVDGIYQADLPATFQSLFLGHYQYVQEGIGGTLPDQVNTYSVRVGDPRDVTQVSDAIDKLFANASIQTLTEPETAEAVDYARQFGNVTAMVIYVGIAVFFSLLLIIGNSLIESVQERTAEFAMFRALGFKRLRLSLLVMQETLLPVVAGGIAGLILGLEAVRLLTPGASNFLQTFGMGWNAVAGGLILSVLFGLLVSLIPVQWVTRLRVADALRKA from the coding sequence GTGAATATCGCCACGCTGATCTGGAGCGCGCTTAAACGTCATAAGGCGCAAACACTGTTCACCTTCCTGTCCGTGGTGGTGGCGTTTGTATTGTTCAGCGTGCTGGCGGCGGTGCGCCAAGGTACCTCGGAGATGAGTATCGCCAGCGCGGGAAGACTGAACACGCTGAGCGCAGTGTCCCCGGGTGCGCCCATGCCTCTTAGTTATTACGACAAGATTGTGAGCGTGCCGGGCGTGGTTGCGGTCGACTACTTTAACGGTTTCCCCGGCCATTTCAGGGATCCGAAAAACGCCGTGCATGTCATCGTCACCCAAGCGCGCGACTATCTCAAGGTGTATCCGGAATACCAACTGCCAGCGGCGCAAAGAGAAGCCTGGTTCGCTGACCGTCAGGGCGTGATTGTCGGCCCGACATTGGCGAAGCGCATGGGCTGGAAAGTGGGCGACACCGTTCCCATCCAGTCGAAGCTGCCTCACAAGGATGGCAGCACCACTTGGTATTTTCACGTGGATGGCATTTACCAAGCCGACTTGCCCGCGACTTTCCAGAGTCTGTTCTTGGGACATTATCAGTATGTCCAGGAAGGCATCGGCGGCACGCTGCCGGACCAAGTGAACACCTACAGCGTACGAGTCGGCGATCCACGTGATGTTACGCAGGTTTCAGATGCGATAGATAAATTGTTCGCGAATGCCTCCATTCAGACGCTGACGGAACCGGAAACCGCCGAGGCGGTGGATTATGCGCGTCAATTCGGTAATGTCACCGCCATGGTGATTTATGTGGGCATCGCTGTATTTTTCAGTCTGCTGCTCATCATCGGCAATTCCCTGATCGAATCGGTGCAAGAGCGCACCGCGGAATTCGCCATGTTCCGAGCGCTGGGTTTCAAGCGCCTGCGCTTGAGCCTGCTGGTCATGCAGGAAACTCTGCTGCCGGTAGTGGCGGGCGGCATCGCCGGCCTGATTCTGGGACTTGAAGCCGTGCGCCTGCTCACGCCCGGCGCGAGCAATTTTTTGCAGACTTTCGGCATGGGCTGGAACGCGGTTGCAGGCGGCCTGATCCTCAGCGTGTTGTTCGGATTGCTGGTGTCGCTGATACCGGTGCAATGGGTCACGCGGCTGCGCGTAGCCGACGCGCTGCGGAAAGCTTGA
- a CDS encoding ABC transporter ATP-binding protein codes for MNAVVAGKKTESDTVVSLRGVTKLYKRGSETVEVLKRLDLEVPRGDFLALMGPSGSGKTTLMNLLGGLDRPTAGEVIVDGQDIGKLSDSALSAWRARHVGFVFQLYHLLPVLTAEQNVALPLMLTHLGAGERKKRARAALTLVGLEERAKHKPSELSGGQEQRVGIARAIVTDPTLLLCDEPTGDLDRKAGDEILELLQLLNTEHGKTIIMVTHDPHAAAKAQRTLFMNKGVLGQEPEA; via the coding sequence ATGAACGCAGTGGTGGCTGGCAAGAAGACAGAATCCGATACAGTGGTGAGCCTGCGCGGCGTCACCAAGCTCTATAAGCGCGGTTCCGAAACCGTCGAGGTGCTGAAGCGCCTCGATCTCGAAGTGCCGCGCGGCGATTTCCTTGCGCTCATGGGGCCGTCCGGCTCCGGCAAGACCACGCTCATGAACCTGCTCGGCGGTCTCGACCGTCCGACCGCCGGCGAAGTGATCGTGGACGGCCAGGACATCGGCAAACTGAGCGACAGCGCGCTCTCCGCCTGGCGCGCGCGTCACGTGGGCTTCGTGTTCCAGCTGTATCACCTGCTGCCGGTACTGACCGCCGAGCAGAACGTGGCGCTGCCGCTGATGCTCACGCATCTCGGTGCCGGCGAGCGCAAGAAACGCGCGCGCGCGGCCTTGACGCTCGTGGGTCTCGAGGAGCGCGCCAAGCACAAGCCTTCGGAACTCTCCGGCGGACAGGAACAACGCGTCGGTATCGCGCGCGCCATCGTCACCGATCCCACGCTGCTGCTCTGCGACGAGCCGACCGGTGATCTGGACCGCAAGGCCGGCGATGAAATCCTGGAGTTGCTGCAACTGCTGAACACCGAACACGGCAAGACCATCATCATGGTGACGCACGACCCGCATGCCGCCGCCAAGGCACAGCGCACGCTGTTCATGAACAAGGGTGTGCTCGGCCAGGAGCCGGAAGCGTGA
- a CDS encoding efflux RND transporter periplasmic adaptor subunit, whose translation MDKKDALNALKIDRDAAPAPGRGGRGWWLGGIIAVLVVLLIVAGGWIFYPRTVAVQAQTVAVQGGDSNSGSILNASGYVVAEQQATVSSQITGMITEVYAQEGMRVKQGEVLARLDDRGMRAALAAAQSVLLADQALVAQNRAQLLKDRQNLARTKALARQHLMSQADLDNAQAAVDMDKAALAHAEGQVKVDRDNLQAAQIALSYTVIRAPFNGVVTEKYAHPGEMISPAAVGGFTQTGICTLVDMTSLEIDVDVNEAYIQRVHNNMRVDAVLDAYPNWHIPAHVISVVPTANKEKATVKVRIAFDKLDPRILPQMGVQVWFYAEPNTKAQAQTATISIPQSALHGSGSGQYVYLVVDGKVKQQSVKTLPGANGQVTVVSGLNGGETLVTTAPSTLHDGEAVRVASQ comes from the coding sequence TTGGACAAGAAAGATGCTTTGAACGCCCTGAAAATTGACCGCGACGCGGCCCCGGCGCCCGGCCGCGGCGGCCGTGGATGGTGGCTGGGCGGCATCATTGCCGTATTGGTCGTGTTGCTGATCGTGGCCGGCGGGTGGATCTTCTATCCGCGTACCGTGGCCGTTCAGGCCCAGACGGTGGCGGTGCAGGGCGGCGATTCCAATTCCGGCAGCATCCTGAACGCCTCCGGCTACGTGGTGGCGGAACAGCAGGCTACGGTGTCCTCACAGATCACCGGCATGATTACCGAGGTGTATGCGCAGGAAGGCATGCGCGTGAAGCAGGGCGAGGTACTGGCGCGACTCGATGACCGTGGAATGCGCGCCGCATTGGCCGCCGCGCAAAGCGTGTTGCTGGCCGATCAGGCTCTCGTGGCCCAGAACCGGGCGCAGCTGCTCAAGGACCGGCAGAATCTCGCGCGCACCAAGGCGCTGGCCAGGCAACACCTCATGAGCCAGGCGGACTTGGACAATGCCCAGGCGGCGGTGGACATGGACAAGGCCGCGCTGGCACACGCCGAAGGTCAGGTCAAGGTGGATCGGGACAACCTGCAGGCGGCGCAGATTGCTCTGAGTTACACCGTGATTCGCGCACCGTTCAACGGCGTGGTCACCGAGAAATACGCGCACCCCGGCGAGATGATTTCGCCCGCCGCGGTCGGCGGCTTTACCCAGACCGGCATCTGCACGCTGGTGGACATGACGTCGCTCGAGATCGACGTGGACGTGAACGAGGCCTACATCCAGCGCGTGCACAACAACATGCGCGTGGACGCGGTGCTCGATGCCTACCCCAACTGGCACATTCCCGCGCACGTCATCAGCGTGGTGCCGACCGCCAACAAGGAGAAAGCCACGGTCAAGGTGCGCATCGCCTTCGACAAGCTCGACCCGCGCATCCTGCCGCAGATGGGCGTGCAGGTGTGGTTCTACGCCGAGCCCAACACCAAGGCGCAGGCGCAGACCGCCACGATTTCCATCCCGCAAAGCGCGCTGCACGGCAGCGGCTCCGGTCAGTACGTGTATCTGGTGGTGGACGGCAAGGTGAAGCAACAGAGCGTGAAAACCCTGCCCGGCGCCAATGGCCAGGTGACGGTGGTGTCCGGCCTGAATGGCGGGGAAACTCTGGTAACCACTGCGCCCTCCACATTGCACGACGGTGAAGCCGTGCGCGTGGCGTCGCAGTGA
- a CDS encoding DoxX family protein — protein MNTMLQPSRVLFAAAMIALGITGLVNGDFALAWQRVPIHHLPARAIIAYACAIIELALGLGLLFKRTLTPTCRVLFPYMVLWLVLLVVPVVVHFPRDAGSWGSFGEIAIITAGAWCLFAKHAGTRSFDFAAGSGGTRDARWLLVVALPMIGVEVIVDAVKAGDKVMQPWLQWLPDPMAWACLTGVGSIATCLALLFGVWPRLAATTEAVMLGIIAVAYWAPDLYTGRTATTAFIISFLIAAGVWLVADTYRDVPWLATKRPVWTA, from the coding sequence GTGAATACGATGCTACAGCCCAGCCGTGTGTTGTTTGCCGCAGCCATGATTGCCTTGGGCATCACGGGCCTCGTCAACGGCGATTTCGCGCTCGCGTGGCAGCGAGTTCCGATTCATCACCTGCCGGCACGCGCCATCATTGCGTATGCCTGCGCCATCATTGAGCTGGCATTGGGCCTCGGCTTGCTCTTCAAACGCACGCTGACACCGACGTGCCGCGTGTTGTTCCCATATATGGTGCTCTGGCTCGTGCTGCTGGTCGTCCCGGTCGTGGTGCATTTCCCGCGGGATGCAGGCAGTTGGGGCAGTTTCGGGGAGATCGCGATCATCACGGCCGGAGCGTGGTGTCTGTTCGCCAAGCATGCGGGGACGCGAAGCTTTGATTTCGCGGCCGGATCGGGTGGCACTCGCGACGCGCGCTGGTTGCTCGTCGTCGCGCTGCCCATGATCGGCGTCGAGGTCATCGTGGATGCGGTGAAGGCCGGCGACAAGGTCATGCAACCGTGGTTACAGTGGTTGCCCGACCCGATGGCCTGGGCTTGCCTGACCGGGGTTGGAAGCATCGCGACGTGTCTGGCATTGCTGTTCGGGGTCTGGCCACGGCTTGCCGCGACCACGGAAGCTGTCATGCTGGGCATCATCGCCGTCGCCTACTGGGCGCCTGATCTTTATACCGGCCGGACGGCAACCACTGCATTCATCATTTCGTTCCTGATCGCTGCTGGCGTTTGGCTCGTGGCCGACACCTATCGCGATGTGCCGTGGTTGGCCACCAAGCGGCCGGTCTGGACGGCGTAA
- a CDS encoding LytTR family DNA-binding domain-containing protein, translated as MKIRTLIVDDMPLSRERTRRYLAEVEDVEIVGECADGEQTLAAIDRLAPDLLLLDVQMPGMTGLALLEKIPAPRRPAVVFVTAFDEFAVPAFAAHAVDFLLKPFDRERLTQVLKRVREYLAERHLQPPAAPVPAPESAPAPTFLSRIAVKSVGRTVFVNSESVDWLETAGNYVCLHAGKDTHVVRETMNQLETQLDPAKFVRIHRSTMVRIEAIREIQPLFNGDRVVILHDGAKLTMSRSYREKARAALGAV; from the coding sequence ATGAAAATCCGCACGCTGATCGTTGACGACATGCCGCTGTCGCGCGAGCGTACCCGCCGCTACCTCGCCGAGGTCGAGGACGTGGAGATCGTGGGCGAGTGCGCCGACGGCGAGCAGACGCTCGCGGCCATTGACAGGCTCGCGCCGGATCTGCTGCTGCTGGACGTGCAGATGCCGGGCATGACCGGCCTGGCCCTGCTGGAGAAGATTCCCGCGCCGCGCCGTCCGGCGGTAGTGTTCGTGACGGCGTTCGACGAATTTGCGGTGCCGGCGTTCGCGGCCCATGCGGTGGACTTCCTGCTCAAGCCCTTCGATCGCGAGCGCCTGACGCAGGTATTGAAGCGCGTGCGTGAGTATCTTGCCGAGCGACACCTGCAACCGCCGGCCGCGCCCGTGCCGGCGCCTGAAAGCGCTCCGGCACCGACCTTTTTGAGCCGCATCGCGGTCAAATCCGTGGGCCGCACGGTGTTCGTGAATTCCGAGAGCGTGGACTGGCTGGAGACCGCCGGCAACTATGTGTGCCTGCACGCCGGCAAGGACACCCACGTGGTGCGTGAAACCATGAATCAGCTCGAAACCCAACTCGACCCCGCGAAGTTCGTGCGCATCCACCGCTCCACCATGGTGCGCATCGAGGCCATCCGCGAAATCCAGCCGCTGTTCAACGGCGACCGCGTGGTGATCCTGCACGACGGCGCCAAATTGACCATGAGCCGTTCCTACCGCGAAAAAGCCCGCGCCGCCCTGGGTGCGGTGTGA
- a CDS encoding histidine kinase, with protein sequence MSTDGKGFRMRYVAYVVLGWIILSLLCAPGFYLRSAAAGETPYVDTALGAAFVASLGWAACALVLLVFSAWLNRRRLQGVAWLATHLAFGVVLILVLLLLVRWWSWPVLGLADVLQMPDLSAALASGWPRGLALYVALWCACQIGWSWRRYTRLKAQLVSAELRRLRTQLNPHFLFNTLNAISELGYTDPEAADRTITQLSGLLRKSLDDSHQQEIALRDELDFLRRYLDIQQTLQRGRMQIQFDVADNVLNARVPGMILQPLVENAVTHGIGRSSSGGSIRLRAQREDERLVIEIEDNGWGLVIAAPRGGREGIGIGNTRARLSYLYGELAGLELNSQPGEGLTARIYIPFHEAYAFDENPHADR encoded by the coding sequence GTGTCCACTGACGGCAAGGGCTTCAGGATGCGCTACGTGGCGTATGTCGTCCTCGGCTGGATCATCCTGTCGCTGTTGTGCGCACCCGGGTTTTACCTGCGCAGCGCGGCGGCCGGAGAGACGCCGTACGTGGACACGGCGCTCGGCGCAGCCTTTGTGGCCAGTCTGGGTTGGGCTGCGTGCGCACTTGTGTTGCTGGTATTCAGTGCCTGGCTGAACCGCCGCCGGTTGCAGGGTGTCGCCTGGCTGGCAACCCATCTGGCCTTTGGCGTGGTGCTGATACTGGTACTGCTGCTTTTGGTCCGCTGGTGGAGCTGGCCGGTGCTGGGACTCGCGGACGTGTTGCAGATGCCGGATTTATCCGCGGCGTTGGCCTCAGGCTGGCCACGCGGCCTCGCGCTGTATGTCGCGCTCTGGTGCGCATGTCAGATTGGGTGGTCGTGGCGCCGCTACACGCGTCTCAAGGCGCAACTGGTGAGCGCCGAGCTGCGCCGCCTGCGCACCCAGCTCAATCCGCATTTCCTGTTCAATACGCTGAATGCGATATCCGAACTTGGCTATACGGATCCCGAAGCCGCGGACCGCACCATCACCCAGTTGAGCGGGCTGTTGCGCAAGTCGCTGGATGACAGCCATCAGCAGGAAATCGCCTTGCGCGACGAGCTGGATTTCCTGCGCCGCTATCTCGACATCCAGCAAACCCTGCAACGCGGGCGCATGCAGATCCAGTTCGATGTTGCCGACAACGTATTGAACGCGCGCGTGCCGGGCATGATCCTGCAGCCGCTGGTGGAAAATGCCGTGACCCACGGCATCGGCCGCAGCAGCAGCGGCGGCAGTATCCGGTTGCGCGCGCAGCGCGAAGACGAGCGCCTGGTGATCGAAATCGAGGACAATGGCTGGGGCCTGGTGATCGCGGCGCCGCGCGGTGGGCGCGAGGGCATCGGCATTGGCAACACGCGCGCGCGGCTGAGCTATCTTTATGGAGAATTGGCCGGGCTCGAATTGAACAGCCAACCGGGCGAGGGCTTGACCGCGCGTATCTACATTCCCTTCCACGAGGCTTATGCGTTCGATGAAAATCCGCACGCTGATCGTTGA
- a CDS encoding protein-L-isoaspartate O-methyltransferase has protein sequence MDTELARAQMVKQQVRAWDVLDLRVLDLLDVLPRDQFVPPAYRKLAYADMQIPLAHGEVMMAPKVEGRLLQALDPQADESVLEIGTGSGFVTACLARLAGEVLSLDIHADFNAGAGRLLADLGIRNATLETRDGTRLDGMTRRFDLVAVTGSLPAYDARYAERLNVGGRLFVIAGQPPIMEALLITRVTETAWARESLFETSLPPLVNAPVPAAFHF, from the coding sequence ATGGATACTGAACTCGCGCGCGCGCAAATGGTCAAGCAACAGGTGCGCGCCTGGGACGTGCTGGACCTGCGGGTGCTCGACCTGCTGGACGTGTTACCGCGCGATCAATTTGTGCCACCCGCCTACCGCAAGCTGGCCTATGCGGACATGCAGATACCCCTGGCGCACGGCGAGGTGATGATGGCGCCCAAGGTGGAAGGCCGGCTGCTGCAGGCGCTGGACCCGCAGGCCGACGAGAGCGTGCTCGAGATCGGCACCGGCAGCGGTTTCGTGACGGCGTGTCTGGCCAGACTGGCGGGCGAGGTATTGAGCCTGGACATTCATGCGGACTTCAACGCCGGGGCGGGCCGGCTGCTCGCGGATCTCGGTATCCGCAACGCGACCCTGGAAACCCGCGACGGCACGCGACTCGACGGCATGACCCGCCGTTTCGACCTGGTTGCAGTCACCGGCTCACTGCCGGCCTATGACGCACGCTACGCCGAGCGCCTGAATGTGGGCGGCCGGCTGTTTGTCATCGCCGGCCAGCCGCCGATCATGGAAGCCCTGCTGATCACGCGGGTGACGGAAACCGCGTGGGCACGTGAAAGCCTGTTCGAGACTTCACTGCCGCCGCTGGTGAACGCACCCGTGCCCGCGGCGTTCCATTTCTGA
- a CDS encoding rhodanese-like domain-containing protein produces MHVPVRSLTPHEVAELQAKSGDRLTLLDVREPWEYERVHLPDCLHIPMDEVRVRLAELDPQRTYVVLCHHGNRSQQVAAFLQAHGFSQVINLAGGIEAWATELAPQMPRY; encoded by the coding sequence ATGCACGTGCCGGTGCGCTCGTTGACGCCGCACGAGGTCGCGGAACTGCAAGCGAAATCCGGCGACAGGCTGACGCTGCTCGACGTGCGCGAACCCTGGGAATATGAACGCGTGCATCTGCCCGATTGCCTGCACATTCCCATGGATGAAGTGCGCGTACGGCTCGCCGAACTGGATCCGCAGCGAACCTATGTGGTGCTCTGCCATCATGGCAACCGCAGCCAGCAGGTGGCTGCGTTTCTGCAGGCGCACGGTTTCAGCCAGGTGATCAATCTGGCGGGCGGCATCGAAGCCTGGGCCACGGAGCTGGCACCGCAAATGCCGCGCTATTGA